The following are from one region of the Simiduia agarivorans SA1 = DSM 21679 genome:
- a CDS encoding helix-turn-helix domain-containing protein has protein sequence MCLKNPKMLVLLPDITGNLPGLAYTPESAADLQALVAPLPATSAVLMLIRRRAGSVKEAPLHAQNDRAGQTGQLTAQDSEVLALLAEGVARMVQLNASPDKILRAQEGFAVAGIRSLPEYVELASLPAVFGVPGRVMDSLSRRVGQSSLSIDDIASELSMSKRTLQRRLQQAEINFAMLRDQVRFHYAIGYLVDQNLSVDQISNALDFSDRTSFTNAFKRWTGLSPSTFRKLFRDYT, from the coding sequence ATGTGCCTGAAGAACCCGAAGATGCTTGTACTTTTGCCTGATATTACCGGCAACCTGCCGGGTTTAGCATATACTCCTGAAAGTGCAGCTGATCTACAGGCACTGGTGGCGCCATTACCGGCGACCAGTGCCGTATTGATGTTGATTCGCCGAAGGGCGGGTAGCGTCAAGGAAGCCCCGCTGCACGCGCAAAATGACCGGGCAGGACAAACCGGTCAATTGACTGCACAAGATAGTGAAGTCTTGGCACTATTGGCAGAAGGAGTCGCCCGCATGGTTCAGTTAAATGCGTCACCAGACAAAATTCTCAGGGCTCAGGAAGGGTTTGCCGTAGCAGGTATCCGTTCATTGCCCGAGTACGTAGAGCTGGCGAGTTTACCCGCTGTATTTGGTGTGCCTGGTCGCGTGATGGATTCACTTTCACGCCGGGTCGGTCAGTCTTCTTTGTCGATCGATGATATCGCCAGCGAACTGAGTATGTCCAAGCGAACACTGCAGCGTCGGCTGCAGCAGGCAGAGATCAATTTTGCCATGTTGCGCGATCAGGTCAGATTTCACTACGCCATCGGTTATCTCGTTGATCAAAATTTGTCCGTTGATCAAATTTCAAACGCATTGGATTTTTCTGACCGGACCAGTTTTACCAATGCGTTCAAACGGTGGACCGGGCTTTCGCCGTCTACGTTCAGAAAGCTGTTCCGCGATTACACCTGA
- a CDS encoding dUTP diphosphatase gives MRQQLSTMLDLQDSMNTKVNEQWRTQGFAWYRAIWVECAELLDHFGWKWWKKQAPDLAQVQLELIDIWHFGLSQLLVDEKSREALLEDLVQGLAGLGSAQGSEEQFRLAVEAFAGATLNTRKFSVEGFAALMNASGLDFESLYTGYVGKNVLNFFRQDHGYKDGSYKKLWSGREDNEHLVEAVAGLDANAPDFADALYKALAARYQQA, from the coding sequence ATGCGTCAGCAACTGAGCACCATGCTTGATCTTCAGGACAGCATGAACACCAAAGTAAACGAACAATGGCGAACACAGGGATTTGCGTGGTATCGGGCAATTTGGGTGGAATGCGCTGAGTTGTTGGATCATTTCGGCTGGAAGTGGTGGAAAAAGCAGGCGCCAGATCTGGCGCAGGTGCAACTGGAATTGATAGACATCTGGCACTTTGGCCTTAGTCAGCTACTGGTTGACGAAAAATCGCGCGAGGCACTGCTGGAAGATCTGGTGCAGGGGCTGGCGGGGTTGGGCAGCGCCCAAGGCAGCGAAGAGCAATTCAGATTGGCTGTAGAAGCCTTTGCGGGCGCCACGCTTAACACCCGCAAGTTCAGCGTCGAGGGGTTTGCGGCCCTGATGAACGCCAGCGGACTGGATTTTGAAAGCTTGTATACCGGCTATGTGGGAAAAAACGTGCTTAACTTCTTCCGGCAGGATCATGGCTACAAGGATGGCAGTTATAAAAAGCTTTGGTCTGGCAGAGAGGATAATGAGCATCTGGTTGAAGCGGTCGCCGGGTTGGACGCTAATGCGCCGGATTTTGCCGATGCGTTATACAAAGCACTGGCGGCGCGCTACCAGCAGGCCTGA
- a CDS encoding TatD family hydrolase gives MLVDSHCHLDRLKLGDRSLAQAIEAAAERGVSHLLCIAISSQNVEAVLSIAGQYPQVSASVGAHPLDVEEGAITREQLLALTRRPHVVAVGETGLDYYYTEDTKAIQRESFAMHLDVAGQAGLPVVVHTRDARKDTLDLIEQYGRHDSAGVLHCFTEDVAMARSAMDMGYYISLSGIVTFRNADALREVAEYVPMDRLLVETDSPYLAPVPFRGKPNEPQYVREVAEFLADLKRLSFEAFAQKTTENFYRLFNRAERTV, from the coding sequence GTGTTAGTGGACTCTCATTGCCACCTCGATCGCCTGAAGCTGGGCGACCGGAGTTTGGCCCAGGCTATTGAAGCGGCAGCAGAGCGCGGTGTTTCGCATTTGTTGTGTATTGCCATCTCCAGCCAGAACGTGGAGGCCGTATTGTCGATTGCCGGGCAATACCCTCAAGTATCGGCGTCTGTGGGGGCACACCCGTTGGATGTGGAGGAGGGTGCAATCACCCGCGAGCAATTGTTGGCGCTGACGCGCAGGCCCCATGTGGTGGCGGTTGGAGAAACCGGTCTCGATTATTATTACACCGAAGACACCAAAGCGATACAGCGCGAAAGCTTTGCCATGCACCTGGACGTAGCCGGGCAAGCCGGTTTGCCCGTTGTGGTGCATACGCGCGATGCACGTAAAGATACTTTGGATCTGATCGAACAATACGGACGTCACGACAGTGCCGGCGTATTGCATTGCTTTACCGAGGATGTTGCTATGGCCCGGTCCGCGATGGATATGGGCTATTACATTTCATTGTCGGGCATTGTGACCTTCCGCAATGCCGATGCATTACGGGAGGTGGCAGAGTACGTCCCGATGGACCGGTTACTGGTGGAAACCGATTCGCCTTATCTGGCGCCGGTGCCATTTCGAGGCAAGCCCAATGAGCCGCAATATGTTCGCGAAGTCGCGGAGTTTCTTGCCGATTTGAAACGCCTGAGTTTTGAGGCCTTCGCTCAAAAGACCACAGAAAATTTTTACCGATTATTCAACCGCGCCGAGCGCACGGTATAG
- the yajC gene encoding preprotein translocase subunit YajC has translation MSFFIPEAVAQTQAAAPEANPIVTLLMFGGLFLFMYLFIIRPQRKRQKEHNELVSALNKGDEVVMTSGMLGKITKVDENYIVLETGTNIELKFQKVAVHAVLPKGTIKNI, from the coding sequence ATGTCGTTCTTTATTCCCGAAGCCGTAGCGCAAACTCAGGCTGCTGCACCCGAGGCCAATCCTATCGTCACCCTGCTGATGTTCGGCGGCCTGTTCCTGTTTATGTACCTTTTTATTATCCGTCCACAGCGCAAGCGCCAGAAAGAGCACAATGAGCTGGTGAGTGCATTGAATAAAGGCGACGAGGTTGTCATGACCAGCGGCATGTTGGGCAAAATCACCAAAGTCGATGAAAACTACATCGTTCTGGAAACCGGCACAAACATCGAACTGAAATTTCAGAAGGTCGCTGTGCACGCAGTACTGCCCAAAGGCACCATAAAGAATATCTGA
- a CDS encoding DNA polymerase III subunit delta': protein MALEDYPVDLSPLPWQAAEWEHLHSALQADRLHHALLLAGGAGVGKSQLAMVLAHRLICQTQAAFSACGKCKSCLLLKAHTHPDLLLVEPESPGKAIRIDPVRQVNHFLSQTAQQGGRKVVVIQPAEAMNTASANALLKNLEEPAGNAHIILVSHQPSALLSTIKSRCRMLLLPEPAEDKVLPWLEPQCTGRADAQALLRLAGGAPLKARDLLDDDRLEQHAALMALMRSLTAGEVTALDVAGQWLGMDHQQMLQWLQYWLSALLRKLQLGIGDADIPGERLGAAAVPHIHRYYDKLARARRALTSGANPNAQLLLEELALDWQALCRAGLR from the coding sequence ATGGCGCTGGAAGACTACCCCGTTGATTTGAGTCCGTTGCCCTGGCAAGCCGCCGAATGGGAGCATCTGCACAGCGCGTTGCAAGCGGACCGGCTGCACCATGCGCTCCTCCTCGCCGGAGGGGCGGGAGTGGGCAAGTCCCAGCTGGCCATGGTGCTGGCGCACCGGCTCATATGTCAGACTCAGGCTGCCTTCAGCGCTTGCGGTAAATGTAAATCCTGCCTGTTGCTGAAAGCCCATACCCACCCGGATCTGTTATTGGTCGAGCCTGAATCCCCGGGCAAAGCCATCCGTATTGATCCGGTCCGGCAGGTTAATCACTTTTTAAGTCAAACTGCCCAGCAGGGTGGTCGCAAGGTGGTAGTCATCCAGCCCGCCGAAGCGATGAATACCGCATCGGCTAACGCGTTGCTCAAAAATCTGGAAGAACCGGCTGGCAACGCCCACATTATTCTGGTCAGCCATCAACCCAGTGCACTGCTCTCCACCATAAAAAGTCGCTGCCGGATGTTGCTGCTGCCTGAGCCGGCGGAAGATAAGGTCTTACCCTGGCTTGAGCCTCAATGCACGGGTAGGGCAGATGCCCAAGCGCTGTTGCGCTTGGCAGGCGGAGCCCCTCTTAAGGCGCGGGATCTGTTAGATGATGACCGGCTGGAGCAACATGCCGCATTAATGGCGCTGATGCGGTCGTTGACAGCGGGGGAGGTAACTGCGCTGGACGTAGCGGGTCAATGGCTCGGTATGGACCATCAGCAAATGCTGCAGTGGCTGCAATACTGGCTAAGCGCCCTGTTGCGTAAATTACAGCTGGGCATTGGCGACGCCGATATTCCCGGTGAACGGCTTGGGGCCGCGGCGGTACCTCATATCCATCGCTACTATGACAAACTGGCGCGTGCGCGGAGGGCATTGACCAGTGGCGCCAATCCCAACGCGCAGCTATTGCTGGAGGAGCTGGCGCTGGATTGGCAGGCACTGTGTCGTGCCGGGCTGCGCTAG
- a CDS encoding malate dehydrogenase, with the protein MKAPVRVTVTGAAGQISYSLLFRIAAGEMLGKDQPVILQMLEITPALEALKGVAMELDDCAFPLLAGMVCTDDANVAFKDTDYALLVGARPRGPGMERKDLLEANAAIFSVQGKAINDHANKNIKVLVVGNPANTNALIAQRNAPDIDPRQFTAMTRLDHNRAQTQIAQKTGKTINDVKKLTIWGNHSSTQYPDLHQATVDGADAMGLIEQSWYENEFIPVVQQRGAAIIKARGASSAASAANAAIFHMRDWALGTTEGDWVSMGVYSDGSYGIEKGLIYSFPCVCKNGDWEIVQGVSINEFSKAKMLATEKELQEERDAVKALLP; encoded by the coding sequence GTGAAAGCACCTGTACGAGTTACCGTGACCGGCGCCGCTGGTCAGATCAGCTACTCCCTCCTGTTCCGCATTGCAGCCGGCGAAATGCTCGGCAAAGATCAGCCCGTGATCCTGCAGATGCTGGAAATCACCCCGGCCCTGGAAGCACTGAAGGGTGTGGCGATGGAGTTGGACGATTGTGCTTTCCCATTGCTGGCGGGCATGGTGTGCACTGATGACGCCAATGTGGCTTTTAAAGATACTGATTACGCACTGTTGGTCGGTGCCCGTCCACGTGGCCCAGGTATGGAGCGCAAGGACCTGCTGGAAGCCAACGCGGCGATTTTTTCCGTCCAAGGCAAGGCGATTAACGACCATGCCAACAAAAACATCAAGGTTCTGGTGGTGGGTAACCCCGCCAATACCAATGCACTGATTGCTCAGCGCAATGCCCCTGACATCGACCCGCGTCAGTTTACCGCGATGACACGTTTGGATCACAACCGTGCCCAGACGCAAATTGCCCAAAAAACCGGTAAAACCATCAACGATGTGAAAAAACTCACTATCTGGGGTAACCACTCGTCTACCCAGTATCCGGATCTGCATCAGGCCACCGTTGATGGCGCTGACGCCATGGGTCTGATTGAGCAGAGCTGGTACGAAAACGAATTTATTCCTGTGGTACAACAGCGTGGCGCTGCCATCATCAAAGCACGTGGCGCCTCTTCCGCCGCCTCTGCCGCCAACGCCGCTATTTTCCATATGCGCGATTGGGCCCTGGGCACCACTGAAGGTGATTGGGTGAGCATGGGTGTTTACAGCGATGGTTCTTATGGCATTGAAAAAGGCCTGATCTACTCTTTCCCCTGCGTCTGCAAAAACGGCGATTGGGAAATAGTTCAGGGCGTTTCGATCAACGAGTTCTCCAAGGCCAAGATGCTGGCAACCGAAAAAGAGTTGCAGGAAGAGCGTGACGCTGTGAAAGCGCTGCTGCCTTGA
- the tmk gene encoding dTMP kinase, giving the protein MKSGLFVTVEGTEGVGKTTNMAFVQQYLEARGINVLRTREPGGTPLAENIRELLLAQRDETVDSTAELLLVFAARAQHFNQVICPALAEGNWVLCDRFTDATYAYQGAGRGLDVSLIAQLEQVVQGPLRPDCTLLLDIDVSAGLARAGRRGALDRFETEAQAFFERVRQCYLSRAQAEPHRFRVVDAGQSLEQVQAELAAVLDQLLAR; this is encoded by the coding sequence GTGAAGTCCGGTTTATTTGTTACTGTTGAAGGCACCGAAGGCGTGGGTAAAACCACCAATATGGCGTTTGTTCAACAATACCTTGAAGCACGGGGTATAAACGTATTGCGAACCCGTGAACCCGGTGGCACCCCGTTGGCCGAAAATATTCGCGAATTATTGTTGGCCCAGCGCGATGAAACGGTGGATAGCACTGCCGAACTCCTGTTGGTATTTGCCGCCCGTGCGCAGCATTTCAATCAGGTCATTTGCCCGGCGTTAGCCGAAGGGAACTGGGTACTTTGCGATCGGTTTACCGATGCAACTTATGCGTATCAAGGTGCAGGCAGAGGGCTGGATGTGTCGTTGATTGCCCAGCTAGAGCAGGTTGTGCAAGGACCGCTACGGCCCGATTGCACTTTGTTGCTGGATATCGATGTGTCTGCAGGGCTTGCGCGCGCCGGTCGACGGGGCGCTCTGGATCGGTTTGAAACGGAAGCGCAGGCGTTTTTTGAGCGTGTCAGGCAATGTTATCTGTCGCGGGCACAGGCGGAACCTCATCGCTTTCGGGTGGTGGATGCAGGTCAGTCGCTCGAGCAGGTTCAGGCCGAGCTGGCTGCTGTGCTCGATCAATTACTGGCCCGTTGA
- a CDS encoding alanine/glycine:cation symporter family protein, with protein sequence MIENTVEIVNGFVWGKVMLVLLLGTGLYMMTRLKALPLRKVGYGFKQLFKGRAASAEGDISPFNALMTALAATIGTGNIVGVATAIGIGGPGALFWMWCSALLGMATKFSEATLAVHYRETDGQGKRVGGPMYYIKNGLGKNWTWLGMAFALFGALAAFGIGNTVQVNSIADAVQDSAGVEPWITGLVVLVLVALVLIGGIKRIGDVAGKLVPFMAVTYILCGLFVLIYHAAELPAAIALVIESAFNPEAALGGAAGVTLMMAIQFGVARGVFSNEAGLGSAPIAHAAAATNSPIRQGVIAMLGTFIDTIVVCSITGLAIVASGVWNGEAKGAAMSIAAFSSAITGGQWVITVGLVLFAFTTVLGWSYYGERCAQFLLGEKFVWPYRILFIIAVPFGATMDLKFVWLLADTLNGMMAIPNLIAVLALSGVVIKLAKDYFNDPKNN encoded by the coding sequence GTGATTGAAAATACTGTAGAAATTGTAAACGGCTTTGTCTGGGGCAAAGTCATGCTCGTGCTGCTTTTGGGCACAGGCTTGTACATGATGACCAGGCTCAAGGCGCTGCCCCTGCGTAAAGTGGGGTATGGCTTTAAGCAATTGTTTAAGGGCAGGGCTGCAAGTGCAGAAGGGGACATCTCGCCTTTTAATGCGCTCATGACCGCATTGGCAGCAACCATCGGTACCGGCAATATTGTGGGTGTGGCGACCGCCATTGGTATCGGTGGCCCGGGGGCGTTGTTCTGGATGTGGTGCAGTGCCTTGCTTGGCATGGCAACAAAGTTTTCCGAAGCGACCCTCGCGGTTCATTACCGAGAAACGGATGGCCAGGGCAAGCGCGTCGGTGGCCCAATGTATTACATTAAAAATGGACTGGGTAAAAACTGGACATGGTTGGGTATGGCCTTTGCGTTATTTGGCGCATTGGCGGCATTCGGTATTGGCAACACAGTACAGGTAAACTCGATTGCAGATGCGGTGCAGGACTCGGCCGGGGTTGAGCCCTGGATTACCGGCTTGGTGGTGCTGGTGTTGGTTGCGTTGGTTTTGATAGGCGGTATTAAACGCATTGGCGATGTGGCCGGTAAATTGGTCCCGTTTATGGCGGTCACCTATATTTTGTGTGGCCTGTTTGTATTGATCTACCATGCCGCCGAGCTTCCCGCAGCGATTGCGCTGGTAATTGAAAGTGCGTTCAATCCTGAAGCGGCATTGGGTGGGGCCGCCGGCGTTACACTGATGATGGCTATTCAGTTTGGCGTTGCCCGCGGTGTCTTTTCCAATGAGGCGGGTCTGGGCAGTGCCCCTATTGCGCATGCGGCGGCAGCAACCAATAGCCCGATTCGTCAGGGTGTGATTGCAATGTTGGGCACGTTTATCGACACCATTGTGGTGTGCAGTATTACCGGGCTTGCAATCGTTGCCTCAGGTGTTTGGAATGGCGAGGCTAAGGGAGCGGCAATGTCTATTGCGGCTTTCAGTAGTGCCATTACCGGCGGGCAATGGGTTATCACGGTGGGGCTGGTGTTGTTCGCTTTCACAACGGTATTGGGCTGGTCTTACTACGGCGAGCGTTGTGCGCAGTTTTTACTTGGTGAAAAGTTTGTCTGGCCTTACCGTATTCTGTTCATTATAGCGGTGCCGTTCGGCGCAACCATGGATTTGAAATTCGTCTGGCTACTGGCCGATACGCTCAATGGTATGATGGCCATTCCCAATCTGATTGCCGTTTTAGCCTTGTCAGGTGTGGTGATTAAATTGGCGAAAGACTATTTCAATGACCCTAAAAATAATTGA
- the bcp gene encoding thioredoxin-dependent thiol peroxidase, producing MSYPKIGNLAPAFSLKNHKGEKVSLKDFRGKKVVLFFYPKALTPGCTTQACGMRDSQQMLADANTVVLGLSPDPVEKLQKFVDKHQLNFDLLSDEDHKIADKYGVWGMKKFMGREFMGLIRTSFVVDEAGKLSHIVDKFKTSNHHDVIAELLAE from the coding sequence ATGTCATACCCGAAAATTGGCAATCTGGCGCCGGCATTCAGCCTGAAAAACCACAAGGGCGAGAAAGTCAGCCTGAAGGATTTCCGAGGCAAGAAAGTGGTGTTGTTCTTTTATCCCAAAGCGTTGACACCAGGCTGTACCACACAGGCTTGTGGAATGCGGGATAGCCAGCAAATGTTGGCAGATGCTAATACCGTTGTGTTGGGGCTAAGCCCTGACCCGGTAGAAAAGCTGCAGAAGTTTGTAGATAAGCACCAGCTGAATTTTGACTTGTTGTCCGATGAAGATCATAAGATTGCCGACAAGTATGGTGTTTGGGGTATGAAAAAATTCATGGGACGGGAATTTATGGGGTTGATCCGCACCAGTTTTGTGGTGGATGAAGCAGGCAAGCTCAGCCATATTGTGGACAAGTTCAAAACCTCGAACCATCACGACGTTATCGCGGAGCTGTTGGCAGAGTAA
- a CDS encoding D-cysteine desulfhydrase family protein — protein MLNPANTLVYPARMALAHAPTPLQPLSRIARHVGFDGGLWIKRDDLTGSHLSGNKIRKLEFLVAEAKSQNADVLITCGGVQSNHCRATALLAAQLGMRCHLLLRGEEPAEKDGNVLLDCLSGASISYYPSAGFQRNLDSYFKHWQAYYAEQGLRAYGIPTGGSNGTGLWGYIAGTEELHGQCVSQGLVPSHIVTATGSGGTQAGLTLGSALTGLGCKVLGMAVCDDAAWFNRKVAEDMAEWFQQFTPLAERNLEVAGVSLSDLQAITLDNYVGPAYAVADPDVFETIQLAASLEGLVLDPVYTGKAFHGLLQELRAGSLRHARDVVFVHTGGIFGVFPQRAQFAFNNNNGETKK, from the coding sequence ATGCTGAATCCGGCCAACACACTTGTCTATCCGGCGCGCATGGCATTGGCTCATGCGCCCACGCCTCTGCAGCCGTTATCCCGTATCGCCAGGCATGTCGGTTTTGACGGCGGGCTGTGGATTAAACGGGATGATCTCACTGGCTCGCATCTGAGCGGTAACAAAATCCGCAAGCTTGAATTTCTGGTTGCAGAGGCCAAGTCACAGAACGCTGATGTGCTGATTACCTGCGGTGGCGTTCAATCCAATCACTGCAGAGCAACGGCGTTGCTGGCAGCACAGCTGGGTATGCGATGCCACCTTTTATTGCGCGGAGAAGAGCCCGCGGAAAAGGACGGCAATGTGTTGCTCGACTGCTTGTCGGGCGCGTCAATCAGCTACTATCCATCGGCGGGTTTTCAGCGCAATCTCGACAGTTATTTCAAGCACTGGCAAGCCTATTACGCCGAACAAGGATTGCGCGCTTATGGCATTCCCACGGGTGGGAGCAATGGCACTGGTCTTTGGGGCTACATTGCGGGCACCGAAGAATTGCATGGCCAATGTGTCAGCCAGGGGTTGGTGCCAAGCCACATTGTCACCGCCACCGGGTCCGGGGGAACTCAAGCCGGCCTGACGTTGGGTTCGGCGCTGACCGGGTTGGGTTGCAAGGTGCTGGGGATGGCCGTATGTGATGACGCAGCCTGGTTCAACCGTAAAGTTGCAGAAGATATGGCCGAGTGGTTTCAGCAGTTCACGCCTTTGGCTGAGCGCAATCTGGAGGTAGCCGGCGTGAGTCTTTCGGATCTTCAGGCGATTACATTGGACAACTATGTGGGACCTGCCTACGCAGTGGCAGATCCTGACGTGTTTGAAACCATCCAGCTGGCAGCAAGCCTGGAGGGGTTGGTGCTTGATCCCGTCTATACAGGTAAGGCGTTTCACGGCCTGTTGCAGGAATTACGTGCTGGCAGCTTGCGCCACGCACGTGATGTGGTATTCGTGCATACGGGTGGCATCTTTGGTGTGTTTCCACAGCGGGCACAGTTCGCGTTTAACAATAACAATGGCGAGACTAAAAAGTGA
- the mltG gene encoding endolytic transglycosylase MltG, whose amino-acid sequence MIKRWLASLVVVGFVLVMAGHFYLQWWITQPLGLKQEATIQVPAGQSLIALANRLEAQGVLEAKLWLIYARLNGRTAIKAGEYEIEPALSRLALLEKLIAGDVVQYRAQILEGWTYAQTLDYLQSLDYLQIKLSGLSWQAQRQLLGMEWAAHPEGWFFPDTYHYQRGDSDVNILVQAHNKQATLLDQLWEDRAPDLPYQSPYEALIMASIVEKETAIDAEREEIAGVFVRRLKKNMRLQTDPTVIYGMGSRYQGNLRKKDLQTATPYNTYVIKGLPPTPIALAGARSLYAALHPDAGSSLYFVAKGDGYHQFSDTLEEHNRAVKNYQLKRKADYRSVPKNP is encoded by the coding sequence GTGATTAAGCGATGGCTGGCATCGTTAGTGGTGGTGGGTTTTGTCCTCGTTATGGCAGGACATTTTTACCTGCAGTGGTGGATCACTCAGCCACTCGGTCTGAAACAGGAGGCCACTATCCAGGTGCCCGCCGGACAATCCCTTATCGCATTGGCCAACCGACTGGAAGCGCAGGGTGTTCTGGAGGCGAAGCTCTGGTTGATCTATGCACGCCTGAACGGCCGCACTGCGATCAAGGCGGGAGAATATGAAATTGAGCCGGCGCTGTCCCGATTGGCGTTACTGGAAAAGCTGATTGCCGGCGATGTAGTGCAATACCGTGCACAGATTCTCGAGGGATGGACCTATGCGCAAACGCTCGATTATTTGCAAAGCCTGGATTATCTGCAGATAAAATTATCGGGGCTCAGCTGGCAGGCACAGCGACAGCTGCTCGGGATGGAGTGGGCGGCACATCCGGAAGGTTGGTTTTTTCCGGATACTTATCACTACCAGCGCGGTGATTCGGATGTGAATATTCTGGTACAGGCTCACAACAAACAGGCGACCCTGTTGGACCAGTTATGGGAAGACCGCGCGCCGGATCTGCCTTATCAGTCGCCCTATGAGGCATTGATTATGGCGTCGATTGTGGAAAAAGAAACCGCCATTGATGCAGAGCGCGAAGAAATTGCCGGCGTTTTTGTCCGGCGGCTGAAAAAAAATATGCGGCTGCAGACAGACCCCACCGTTATCTATGGGATGGGAAGCCGCTATCAGGGTAATTTACGCAAAAAAGATTTGCAGACCGCGACACCCTACAACACCTATGTTATTAAAGGGCTGCCGCCAACACCTATCGCGCTGGCCGGCGCCCGATCACTTTACGCGGCGTTGCATCCAGATGCAGGCAGCAGTTTGTATTTTGTCGCTAAAGGTGATGGTTATCACCAGTTTTCCGATACGCTTGAAGAACATAATCGCGCAGTAAAAAACTACCAGTTAAAGCGCAAGGCCGACTACCGTTCGGTTCCAAAAAATCCGTAA
- a CDS encoding RluA family pseudouridine synthase: MHHTQFPHPWQPEPLFLDEHIIAVNKPANMLSVPGKGPDKQDCLVARVSAVYPDSLTIHRLDYATSGVILLARNTVAHRAMSRLFETRNIEKRYVAVVAGLVAQETGEINQPLICDWPNRPLQKVDHAQGKPATTRYQRIDINPHVPCSRLALTPITGRSHQLRVHLQWLGHPILGDEFYAPSEIRQLSRRLLLHAERVAFTHPITGAAIAIECPAEF; this comes from the coding sequence ATGCACCACACCCAGTTTCCACATCCCTGGCAGCCAGAACCCTTATTTCTGGACGAACACATCATCGCAGTGAACAAACCCGCCAATATGCTGAGCGTTCCGGGCAAGGGGCCAGACAAGCAGGATTGTCTGGTTGCCAGAGTGAGCGCTGTATACCCGGATTCACTCACAATTCACCGGCTCGATTACGCGACCTCGGGCGTTATTTTACTGGCGCGCAATACAGTCGCCCATCGGGCAATGAGCCGGCTGTTCGAAACCCGCAACATCGAAAAACGCTATGTCGCGGTGGTGGCAGGCCTGGTTGCACAGGAAACCGGAGAAATCAATCAACCGCTGATATGCGATTGGCCCAACCGTCCGCTGCAGAAGGTGGATCACGCGCAAGGGAAACCGGCCACTACCCGTTACCAAAGGATTGATATCAATCCCCATGTGCCCTGCTCCCGGCTTGCACTGACACCCATTACCGGCCGTTCGCATCAATTACGCGTACACCTGCAGTGGTTAGGGCATCCGATTCTGGGGGACGAGTTTTATGCACCTTCAGAAATCAGACAGTTATCGAGACGCTTGCTGCTGCATGCCGAGCGCGTGGCGTTTACCCACCCAATTACCGGTGCAGCAATAGCGATTGAATGCCCTGCTGAATTCTGA
- a CDS encoding PilZ domain-containing protein, which translates to MAAIGGARNGILNLNIRDKAVLYASYMPFVKNGGLFIPTTRAYKLGDEVFMLLSLLDEGEKIPVAGKVVWVTPKGAQGTRASGIGVQFNDQDNMAVSKIETYLAGSLTSDRPTHTM; encoded by the coding sequence ATGGCAGCAATTGGCGGCGCCCGTAACGGAATCCTGAACCTGAACATCCGGGACAAGGCGGTGTTGTATGCGAGCTACATGCCCTTTGTGAAGAATGGCGGCCTGTTTATCCCCACAACACGCGCGTACAAGCTTGGCGACGAAGTGTTCATGTTGCTGAGTTTGCTGGATGAAGGTGAAAAAATTCCGGTGGCCGGTAAAGTCGTGTGGGTCACGCCTAAAGGTGCGCAGGGGACAAGGGCGTCTGGCATTGGTGTCCAGTTCAACGATCAGGACAACATGGCCGTCAGCAAAATCGAGACCTACTTGGCGGGTTCTCTGACCTCGGACAGACCAACCCATACCATGTAA